From a single Salmo salar chromosome ssa22, Ssal_v3.1, whole genome shotgun sequence genomic region:
- the LOC106583339 gene encoding NGFI-A-binding protein 2 isoform X1 produces the protein MSLPRTLGELQLYRVLQRANLLAYYDTFIQQGGDDVQQLCEAAEDEFLEIMALVGMATKPLHVRRLQKALRDWAANPAIFNQPLANVSLGGIPLFKVDGTGASGTTAGGLRKSLSNGQPGSPCDREDRACLTPMHSGSPRSPCSQASPQPQDTHYRDKLSPMDPHWLSPEQDGNSASASGVDEEQPSPPLLPPRPPGPSTPPASSSSLSPGALSAWPGGQLDGETAQAVGESVDRLLRTLPRSDPREVKTLLRMNKKMAKTVGHIFKMAPQDVAKEEEIRKYSLIYGRFDSKRREGKQLTHHELIINEAAAQFCMRDNALLLRRVELFSLARQVARECAYTSTLKHARSSADDCSLPSQKRVKNEVIVSECVSSLHGVEGSEGVSQRADEDSLSGESLDSLTQDVGSQCNQSPSPRPPTDTSIPANWNRHLMQQTLMDEGLRLARMVSHDRAGKVSLRSEGTHTTDFEAKAERRSTAAVCRSSSPGSTKDDSDQGGK, from the exons ATGTCTCTGCCACGCACGTTGGGCGAGCTGCAGCTGTACCGGGTGCTGCAGAGGGCCAACCTGCTGGCCTACTACGACACCTTCATCCAGCAGGGTGGCGACGACGTGCAGCAGCTCTGTGAGGCTGCAGAGGACGAGTTCTTGGAAATCATGGCGCTGGTCGGCATGGCGACCAAGCCACTGCACGTGCGCCGTCTGCAGAAGGCCCTCCGCGACTGGGCGGCCAACCCAGCCATCTTCAACCAGCCCCTGGCCAACGTGTCCCTGGGGGGAATCCCTCTGTTCAAGGTTGATGGGACGGGTGCTAGCGGGACCACTGCCGGAGGACTCAGGAAGTCCCTGAGCAACGGGCAGCCGGGGTCACCGtgtgacagagaggacagggcaTGCCTCACTCCTATGCACAGCGGGAGCCCCAGAAGCCCCTGCTCCCAGGCCTCACCGCAGCCCCAGGACACCCACTACAGGGACAAGCTGTCCCCAATGGACCCCCACTGGCTCAGCCCTGAACAGGACGGGAACAGCGCCTCAGCCTCAGGGGTGGACGAGGAGCAGCCAAGCCCACCTCTGCTCCCCCCTCGTCCCCCAGGTCCCTCCACGCCCCcggcctcctcctcatccctctccccggGAGCCCTCTCAGCCTGGCCCGGGGGCCAGCTGGATGGGGAGACGGCGCAGGCAGTGGGGGAGAGCGTGGATAGGCTCCTGAGGACCCTACCCAGGTCGGACCCCAGAGAGGTGAAGACACTGCTGAGGATGAACAAGAAGATGGCCAAGACGGTGGGCCACATCTTCAAGATGGCACCCCAGGATGTAGCCAAGGAGGAGGAGATCCGTAAGTACAGCCTCATCTACGGCCGCTTCGACTCCAAGAGGAGGGAGGGCAAGCAGCTCACACATCACGAG CTGATCATCAATGAAGCGGCTGCACAGTTCTGTATGCGTGACAATGCTCTGCTTCTGCGACGGGTAGAGCTCTTCTCATTGGCTAGACAAGTGGCGAGAGAATGCGCCTACACATCCACACTCAAGCATGCCAG ATCAAGTGCAGATGACTGCAGCTTACCATCCCAAAAGAGAGTAAAAAATGAG gtgatagtgtcagagtgtgtgtcctCCCTCCATGGTGTTGAGGGGTCAGAGGGCGTGTCCCAGAGGGCTGACGAGGACAGCCTAtcaggagagagtctggacagcCTAACACAAG ACGTAGGCTCACAGTGCAACCAATCTCCATCCCCCCGCCCCCCCACCGACACCTCCATACCTGCCAACTGGAATCGCCATCTCATGCAACAAACGCTCATGGATGAGGGGCTGCGATTGGCTAGGATGGTGTCACATGACCGTGCTGGCAAGGTCAGCCTTAGGTCAGAGGGGACACATACCACAG ACTTTGAGGCTAAGGCGGAGAGGAGGAGCACAGCAGCTGTGTGCAGGAGCA
- the LOC106583339 gene encoding NGFI-A-binding protein 2 isoform X2, translating to MSLPRTLGELQLYRVLQRANLLAYYDTFIQQGGDDVQQLCEAAEDEFLEIMALVGMATKPLHVRRLQKALRDWAANPAIFNQPLANVSLGGIPLFKVDGTGASGTTAGGLRKSLSNGQPGSPCDREDRACLTPMHSGSPRSPCSQASPQPQDTHYRDKLSPMDPHWLSPEQDGNSASASGVDEEQPSPPLLPPRPPGPSTPPASSSSLSPGALSAWPGGQLDGETAQAVGESVDRLLRTLPRSDPREVKTLLRMNKKMAKTVGHIFKMAPQDVAKEEEIRKYSLIYGRFDSKRREGKQLTHHELIINEAAAQFCMRDNALLLRRVELFSLARQVARECAYTSTLKHARSSADDCSLPSQKRVKNEVIVSECVSSLHGVEGSEGVSQRADEDSLSGESLDSLTQDFEAKAERRSTAAVCRSSSPGSTKDDSDQGGK from the exons ATGTCTCTGCCACGCACGTTGGGCGAGCTGCAGCTGTACCGGGTGCTGCAGAGGGCCAACCTGCTGGCCTACTACGACACCTTCATCCAGCAGGGTGGCGACGACGTGCAGCAGCTCTGTGAGGCTGCAGAGGACGAGTTCTTGGAAATCATGGCGCTGGTCGGCATGGCGACCAAGCCACTGCACGTGCGCCGTCTGCAGAAGGCCCTCCGCGACTGGGCGGCCAACCCAGCCATCTTCAACCAGCCCCTGGCCAACGTGTCCCTGGGGGGAATCCCTCTGTTCAAGGTTGATGGGACGGGTGCTAGCGGGACCACTGCCGGAGGACTCAGGAAGTCCCTGAGCAACGGGCAGCCGGGGTCACCGtgtgacagagaggacagggcaTGCCTCACTCCTATGCACAGCGGGAGCCCCAGAAGCCCCTGCTCCCAGGCCTCACCGCAGCCCCAGGACACCCACTACAGGGACAAGCTGTCCCCAATGGACCCCCACTGGCTCAGCCCTGAACAGGACGGGAACAGCGCCTCAGCCTCAGGGGTGGACGAGGAGCAGCCAAGCCCACCTCTGCTCCCCCCTCGTCCCCCAGGTCCCTCCACGCCCCcggcctcctcctcatccctctccccggGAGCCCTCTCAGCCTGGCCCGGGGGCCAGCTGGATGGGGAGACGGCGCAGGCAGTGGGGGAGAGCGTGGATAGGCTCCTGAGGACCCTACCCAGGTCGGACCCCAGAGAGGTGAAGACACTGCTGAGGATGAACAAGAAGATGGCCAAGACGGTGGGCCACATCTTCAAGATGGCACCCCAGGATGTAGCCAAGGAGGAGGAGATCCGTAAGTACAGCCTCATCTACGGCCGCTTCGACTCCAAGAGGAGGGAGGGCAAGCAGCTCACACATCACGAG CTGATCATCAATGAAGCGGCTGCACAGTTCTGTATGCGTGACAATGCTCTGCTTCTGCGACGGGTAGAGCTCTTCTCATTGGCTAGACAAGTGGCGAGAGAATGCGCCTACACATCCACACTCAAGCATGCCAG ATCAAGTGCAGATGACTGCAGCTTACCATCCCAAAAGAGAGTAAAAAATGAG gtgatagtgtcagagtgtgtgtcctCCCTCCATGGTGTTGAGGGGTCAGAGGGCGTGTCCCAGAGGGCTGACGAGGACAGCCTAtcaggagagagtctggacagcCTAACACAAG ACTTTGAGGCTAAGGCGGAGAGGAGGAGCACAGCAGCTGTGTGCAGGAGCA
- the LOC106583338 gene encoding dnaJ homolog subfamily C member 14: protein MEKEVAEREVEMKGETWTVEATEESPEELPSGVPLLPSSTAMPDQWEVRGDEEETQQPVPNKDMTDYIKVTPQDIQSPVNQEDSEDVEAEDCGIAEDNEVSLRQEGVEHVEREGNEETEGGDEEESGGGGKEPSINGESGWRNSGAGGRRGRSRNSGGGGGAASEQNTQATSSSSSSYLPKGSLSSGGGRHKQTRRRNHHHQQGRGRRRTGTQLALAFRELLSESLSPWCISCIHMVVEVIVTMTHRCGVAVEVGGVAIYDLGSQMLNKVTDVPGMKADARRVLERARCAGAVLVDKSVRLVKWVRKASLTCFGLLCAVVLLGFQWARFTLVQLGGERAQRWWTAMQDSRVWRRVASLVERVSSWFRRRASQVPPFTPDSPGGACRYQPGKELERLLALAQVPEEELDPFTVLGVEAHATEAELKRAYRQLAVQVHPDKNKHPRAGEAFKVLRAAWDIVSNPETRREYELKRMAKTELSKSMNEFLTKLQDDLKEAMNTMMCTKCEGKHRRFEMDREPEEARFCAECNRRHSAEEGDLWAESSMLGLRITYFACMDGKVYDITEWAGCQRIGISPDTHRVPYHISFGSKNNSNSTQRHRTPPGPEHSPPGPTNPADLQDFFNRIFQGGPPPDMAANGGFFPSGPPPHHPSGAGPGPSGPFSPPPPQTGFFMPPGGPRPEPSETWAESGGKPPPRRKKKVRKPFQR from the exons ATGGAGAAAGAGGTGGCTGAGAGGGAGGTcgagatgaagggagagacatGGACTGTAGAGGCAACTGAGGAGAGTCCTGAAGAGCTGCCCTCaggtgttcctctcctcccatcttcaACCGCCATGCCCGACCAGTGGGAAgtcagaggagatgaggaggaaactCAACAACCAGTTCCCAATAAGGACATGACTGACTATATCAAAGTTACCCCTCAGGATATCCAATCCCCAGTCAACCAGGAGGACTCGGAAGATGTAGAAGCAGAGGATTGTGGGATTGCAGAGGACAATGAGGTCTCTCTAAGACAGGAGGGGGTGGAGCATgtggagagagaaggaaatgAGGAGACAGAGggtggagatgaagaggagagtggAGGCGGAGGGAAGGAGCCAAGCATAAACGGGGAGTCAGGCTGGAGGAACTCAGGGGCCGGAGGGAGGAGAGGCCGGTCCCGGAACagcggaggaggagggggggcagcCTCGGAGCAAAACACTcaggctacatcatcatcctcgtCCTCCTACCTCCCTAAAGGTTCCCTGTCGTCGGGTGGCGGTAGGCACAAGCAGACCCGGAGGCGcaaccaccaccatcaacagGGCCGGGGCCGGCGGCGGACGGGCACTCAGCTGGCCTTGGCCTTCAGGGAGCTGCTGTCGGAGTCGCTCAGCCCCTGGTGCATCTCCTGCATCCACATGGTGGTGGAGGTCATTGTCACCATGACCCACCGATGCGGGGTGGCCGTGGAGGTCGGAGGGGTGGCCATCTACGACCTGGGCTCACAGATGCTCAACAAGGTCACTGATGTGCCGGGGATGAAGGCAGATGCCCGACGCGTGCTGGAGAGGGCGAGGTGCGCCGGGGCGGTCCTGGTGGATAAGAGTGTTCGGTTGGTGAAATGGGTCAGGAAGGCCTCCCTAACCTGCTTCGGCCTCCTCTGTGCCGTGGTGCTGCTGGGGTTCCAGTGGGCCCGGTTCACGCTGGTCCAGCTGGGCGGGGAGAGGGCCCAGCGGTGGTGGACGGCCATGCAGGACTCCAGGGTATGGAGGAGGGTGGCTTCGCTGGTGGAGAGGGTCAGCAGCTGGTTCAGGAGGAGAGCCAGCCAGGTGCCCCCCTTCACCCCGGATTCTCCTGGTGGAGCATGCAGATACCAGCCTGGGAAGGAGCTGGAGAGACTGCTGGCGCTGGCTCAAGTCCCTGAGGAGGAGCTGGACCCTTTTACAGTGCTGGGGGTGGAGGCCCACGCCACTGAAGCTGAGCTAAAGAGGGCCTACAGACAGCTGGCTGTCCAG GTCCATCCAGACAAGAACAAGCACCCGCGCGCTGGGGAGGCCTTTAAGGTGCTGAGGGCTGCCTGGGACATCGTCAGTAACCCAGAGACACGGCGGGAATATGAGCT GAAGCGCATGGCGAAGACGGAACTTTCCAAGTCGATGAATGAGTTCCTCACCAAACTGCAGGATGACCTGAAGGAAGCTATGAACACTATGATGTGCACCAAGTGTGAGGGCAAGCACAG GAGGTTTGAGATGGACCGGGAGCCTGAGGAGGCTCGGTTCTGTGCAGAGTGTAACAGACGCCACAGCGCCGAGGAGGGAGACCTGTGGGCCGAGTCCAGCATGCTGGGCCTACGCATCACATACTTCGCCTGCATGGATGGCAAGGTCTACGACATCACAG AGTGGGCCGGCTGCCAGAGGATAGGCATCTCTCCAGACACACACCGCGTTCCCTACCACATCTCCTTCGgatccaagaacaacagcaactCCACGCAGCGCCACAG GACACCTCCAGGCCCAGAGCACTCTCCTCCAGGCCCGACCAACCCTGCTGACCTGCAGGACTTTTTCAACCGCATCTTCCAGGGGGGACCTCCCCCTGATATGGCTGCCAACGGGGGTTTCTTTCCCTCAGGACCGCCCCCCCATCACCCCTCTGGTGCTGGACCGGGACCTAGTGGAcctttctcccctcctccacctcagACTGGCTTCTTCATGCCTCCTGGAGGGCCCCGGCCAGAGCCCAGCGAGACGTGGGCTGAGAGCGGAGGCAAACCTCCGCCCCGCAGGAAGAAGAAGGTCCGCAAGCCCTTCCAGAGGTGA